One uncultured Carboxylicivirga sp. genomic window, CTGGTTCGAACTTGCTTAGAATTCCGTGAGCAATTCCAGCCTCATAATTATATGATGGCTTGTAAATTGGACTTACACTTTCCTGTCTTTTTTCTTGATTTTTCATAATTCAACTTTTTTAAATTCCTTTTCCTAAGCCAAGAAATTTTTCGATCGATCAACTTAATAACTCAGCATAACAAAAGTATTTCAGAGAGCTATCAAAAGTTGATAGTAATCAAACCAAAAAGTATAAATTTCAAACCTAATTATTGCGAAAGTATTTTGGCGTATGTCCGGTCGCCTTTTTAAAGAAGTTGCTGAAATAATTTGAATATTCAAAACCGAGCGCATAAGCAATATCAGCTATACTCCAATCGGTAAATCTTAGTAAGTTTATTGCCTCAGCAGTTAAGCGTTCAGCAATTACTGTAGTGGTAGATTTACCCATTATTTTCTTAACGGCTCGGTTTAAATAGTTAACATGAATAAAAAGTCGGTTTGCATAATCCTGAGCCGCTTTAAGTTCCAGTGGAGCACTTAAGTCTTCTATAGGAAATTGACGCTCCAGCATTTCCATAAAATGAGAACAGATTCGTAATGAAGCATCGTTAAATTGGTTATAATGCTCTGTCGGACGCATATCCATAGCCTCGTGGACCATTAACTGAATATAATTACGCATCAGGTCATCTTTATATATATATCCTGTAGAGGCTTTATTAATCATCGTTTCAAATATTTCTGTAAACTTATCTAGTTCCAAATCACTAAGTTTAAAGGCAGGACTTTCGGAATATTTGAATAAAGGAGATTCCTGAATACTTTGTAAACGTTCAATTGGCTTTAAAAAGCTTTCTGTAAACACACAAGTATAGCCCATTTGGTTTTCAGCCAGAATCTCGGTTGCATAGGGTATTCGTGGATTTGCAAAGAAAAGATAAGCTCCGTTTAAATGAAAAGTACGATTGTTGTAGTGCACTTTGCTATTTCCGATACTTAAAAGTATTAAATAGAAATATCGTCTGCCAAAGGCTGACGGCTCACCCTTAGGAACATAGTTTTTACTAACCCGAAAGCCTTTAAGTTTTAAGGCAGCATTTACGTCTGGACTCGAAATTATCCTCTGCGTTTTCATTAAGCCTAAAGTTATAAAATTCGAAACAAATTTACCTTATTAAAAGGAACGTGAAATTATTTGTTAGTTTGCTTTATTAATTTACCGTATTCTACTCTATAGCTTGAAACCCGATAGAAATTTTTCAGGAATATTTTTGGGTGTCATTTAACAAATTTTGTGTTATTATATTGGCCCTAACGTTTGCTGAATGAATCTATAGGGCGAGTAAACCCAAGTTATGTTTTAGTCCAGCTTTTTATAGCCCGTTCTATTTCAATTTATAATTTCATTCAGATCAATTTCAAGTCTCTCAGAATATTCTCCATTTATATAAATCACCTGCTTGTTTTTAATAATCGCAATATTACCAGCTTTCGGAACACTGTCTGTATAGGCAAAAAACAAACTATCATTCTCAATTCTGACTTTTCCAGGAAATATTTCTTTGTCATTTGAACGGATTCCAGTTAATACAAACTGAAAGGTACTGTCTTTGTAAATCGTTAAATAAACCCAACCTAATGGTGCTTCTCTGTCAGCTTTTAATATTTCTTTTTTCTCAACTTGTTTATTTGAAGTACTATGACAGCTCAAAACTATCAATGAAACAATAATTATAATAATAGCTTTTTTCATTTTCTCCGGGTATTTAATATCTCTTTGTTCATTCACATCCTTCCACTCTTTTTATCAGATGAAGCAATGTGTATTGGTATCAAAACCTGAACTTTAAAAATAGGCTGCAAAGTTTGTTAGACGAGCAAAACCAGCCATGCTTTATTCCAGCGTGTTAGCTGCTGGGCTTTTTATCAATCTTGAATTATCCATTAGTCTTTATATTTTTCAAAGAATATGTAATTCTTATAAGACAGTGAGTCATCTCCTAATTCCTGATAGACATACGCTTTCCCTTGATAAGCCTCTTTACAACAACTATCCAACTCTACAGCTTTGGAATAATCATCTAAAGCCTTTTCAAATTGCCCTATCATATAATAAGCTATACCTCTTTTGCAATAGTATTCTGGATTTATTGAACATATACTAATTGCTTTCGAGTGATACTTTATAGCATTATTATAGTTTTTCATTTGATAGTTTAACAATCCTTTAATGAAATGGCAACGATGATTTGAAGAATCAATGGCTAGACCAATGTTAACATTATAAAGACCTTGTTTACAATCATTCTTTTCATTATAAATTTCGGCAAGGTTTAAGTATAATTCAACATCTGTTGTATCTATTTGTCTAGCCTTTTGAAAGTAATAAATTGCTTCATCAAGCTTGTTTAATTGATATAAACATAAAGCTCTATTGAAATTAATAATATAATTCGTAGAATCAATATGAAAAGCTAATAAGAAATAGTCATGTGCTTTGCCGTATTGACCGTCTTTAAATAATGCGTCACCAATATTTACTAAAGTACTTAACTTGTCACCACCTAATTTATTTGATTTTATAAACCATGAAATAGCTGACTTATAATCTTCCAATCCAACAAGTGCAGAGCCTTTACATTCCAACAACCAAGCTGTTTCTCCTGCTGTATGTATAAGGGAATCAATTTTTTCAATTGCAATAGTGTATTTATGCTCTTGAAGTAGTCTTCGAATATCAGACTCATCAAAGAATCCGAAACAAGTCTGATTAAGAACAAGCAATACAATCATGAATAATATTTGTTTCATATTACCTTTATTATTTAGGCATAACACCTTGCCTTGCAGCTAACGTTTGCTGGATGAAGTCGTGGCACATTAGTCGTGGTGTCGTGTCACCCGTTAGGGGGACTAAGACGGTAGACAAAGCGTCAGGACGAGCAAACCGAGCCATGCTTTATGCCAGCGTGTTGCCACCCGTTATTATTCTATTTTTGTACCAGTAAAATACATCCAATATTCATTGTCAAAATCCTGAAAACTAGTATAAATCATTTTTGATTCATTGTCATAAGTACTAAAGTGAAGATTATAATCATATTTTGGTCCATATGCATTTAAACCAGTTCCCTCAGCAAATACCTTATTTTCAAATTTGATTATTAATTCGCTGTCGAAATCAATTAATTGTTGTTCGAAAGTCAGTGAGTAGTTGACATTTGGAGATTCACTTGATATTTTTTTTGCAGTTAATGCAACATTTGAAAGTTGACGATTGCCATTAATATTATTTATTTCCTCAATATAAAGAGTCCCAATATAGTTACCTTCGATTATCGATAAATCAATTTGTTCCTTAATGTTCTCAATTTTGAATTCAGTATTAAATTCCCAGGCAATGAATTTTTTCGGTAAAACAAACCAATGTAACTCTGAAATTGAATAATAAGGTTGGTTCTTATTGTTTCCAAATTGATTACTTATTATTTGAATCTTTATTTTCTTAGATTCATTTTGTATGAAAATTTTATCTACATATTCGATGGTTTCTTTTTCTAGGTCAATATTGCTTAAAATACCTACTAAAAAGAAGTTCTCGAAATCCACATTTTTATTTAGTTGGTAATCAAATTGAGTAACTTGTTCGAATAGATCTTCTTGAGAATTAATTATTATAGTTTGATCACTTTTCCAAATAGATTGATTTAACGAAAACAGGTTAGCTTGGTCTTGATCGTTTATTGGAAAACTATCTTTTATTACATTTATTAATTGATAGTCGTTTAATTCAATGAAAGTTGGAGTTTCTTCTTTTTTACAAGATGAAAGTATTATTAGAATTAATAACAATATCTTATTCACATTCATTTTCATGTTGTTATATCTCATTTAATTATAGCTGGTTTTATGGGTGGCAACTACCTTATATTCGCTTTTGCTACTTTGTCTATACTAAATTTCTGTTTTATCAGTACAAAATCATTTTAAATACTTATAAATGTTTCAGAAAAAATAATCGTTTAGATACGGATAACAAGATTGCCTGTATTGTTGTGACTGCAAAGTGTATAAAGGTAAGCGCAGGTTCATATGTTTTGTTAAGTATTGTCAATTACAAAAATAGCAGAAGTTGCTTATTATGCTAATAAAACATTTTTTAAGTTTAACAATCTTATTGTTTTTTACCAAAACTCCCTCTGGGAAAAGGTCAATAAGGATTGTTTTTTAAAAAGAATATAGCAAGTTGAAAAACCTGCTGTGGTTTTAGGTAAAACCTAACGTGCTTTTGGATAAAACCTAGTGTGGTTTGGGGTAAAACCTAATGTGGTTTAGGGTGAAACCTAACGTGGTTTTCAGTAAAACCTAGCGTGGTTTTGATGCAAGTCTTAAGGCTTGTTAAATATGGTGTTTATACTGCCTTAATCAGAACGGTAATTAACCTTTACTTAGCCTGGTTTGAGACTTCAATTATCCCTGTTGTGAACATTTTCTCAACTTCAGAGAAGCAGAATATTTAAAGAAAATTATCTGGTTGCAATTTCTTATTTAAATTCGGTAATTTAGTAAATAGTTGGATAAGGTTATTACAAGGGTACATTACTTCAACCTTCCAATAAATTTCAACATAACTATAAACTAAAAAACTCAAACGATGAAGAAGCAATATTGGATAGTTCTTACAGTTATTGGTATTACTTTGATTCTAACATCCTGTTTACCCGGCGGAGGAAACTATTCCCCCGACAGTCCGGCAGGTTTTTTTACCGGCATATGGCATGGCTGGATTGCACCCTTCTCATTGATCATGGGACTCTTTAATTCGTCCATCACCATTTACGAATCGTTTAACACGGGCTGGTGGTATGATTTTGGTTTTTACATGGCCATTATTGCCGGATTTGGAGGCTTACAACTGGTTCGTAAAAAGAGGAGTTAGATTTAACTAATAGCCTAAATAATAAATAGTAGACGAAAGTTTCTGCTCACCATTGGCCTCAGCTGGTGATCCAAAAAACAAGGTTATTTTGACGATTAAAAATCGTTTTTGTTTGAGTTGAGCGTAGCAAACGAGTTTAAACGATTTCAGTCAAATGACCATAGTTTTTTGAGAGAAGCAGGTGTAGCCTTGATCTTTTTTGCTTCGTTTTTTAGATCAAGCTAAAAAATGAAGTCGGGTTTGGGCGAAGCGCCAATAGTAAAATGTATTTAGGAAAGAATTGCTTATGTAACTATAAACTGAACTAATTATACAAATTGTTCCGCGTTAGCGGAACAAAAAAATAGTGAGAGGTCATGGCTAAATATTTTTCTGCCAGTCTTGTGAATTTGCTGAAAGAAGCTATTCATCCCAAAGATTTCGAACGGTATAAGGTCCACCCGGAACTGCCCAGAACGAACCGTCGATAAAACGGCGGTTCTTATTAATACCTTTAATAAGGGCCATATCTTCATCGGATAATTCAATGTTGACCGATTCAAGGTTTTGCTTTAATCGTTCAGGATTGACTGATTTTGGGATTACAGAAATACCTCTTTGCCTGATCCAGGCCAGAATAATCTGGGCAACCGATAACCCTTTTTTACCGGCCAGCTCATTTAGAACAGGATCTTCAAACAATACGGGTTCATCTTTCCCTTTCATGCCGGCAGGCCTGTCTGATGAACCTAACGGAGCATAAGCAGTTAGATAAACATTATTTGCATTACAGAACTCCAGCATGGCATCCTGTTGGAAATATGGATTGATCTCAACCTGGTTTACAGCGGGTTTAATGGTTGAATTTGCTATTAAATCTTCCAGCTTTTTGATACTGAAATTACTAACCCCAATGTTTCGGGTTAATCCTTGCTCTACAGCGGTCTCCATTCCCTGCCAGGTTTCTGATATTGGCATTTCTTCCAATGACAGATAATGTTCAGCCCGCATGGCTGAAAATACCTGTGGTTTAAAAGCTATGGGCCAGTGAATAAGATACAGATCGAGATAATCGAGCTGAAGATCGCTTAAAGTCTTTCTTAAAGCCGGTATAACGGCATCTTTAGCATGACTGTTATTCCACAACTTAGAGGTTATCCAAAGGTCTTGGCGTTTTACAATGCCTTCTTCAATACACTCCTTAATGGCATTTCCAATCTCTTTTTCATTCATATAAATAGCAGCGCAATCGATATGACGATAACCTGTTTTGATGGCTTCTTTTACTGCAGTATAAACTTCGCCTTTCTTTGATTTCCAGGTTCCTAAACCCAGGATGGGCATCTGATCGTTATTGTGGAATGTTAGTTTTTGCATGATGTTCGAATGTAAAGTATGAAAGATATGCAATAATAGTATTACAATTGATTTCCATCAAAGTTTAAATTAAGTCCCAATGAAAACAAAAACATGGTTGTGCTATGACTTAATTCATGACTTACTCCAATTGAAAAGACAGGTGTTGCAATACTTTTGGAAAAAAATGCCTGGCTCACCGATACACTAATGGCAGGTATTAACTCGTCTGGTGGGGTTATCAATAAATACTCCTGATCTTTAAATGAGAAATTTAAAATATTGACTCCTAAATCCAATGAAGTTGGAGTACCCGATTGGGCTCTGAAAAGTTTGGAAGCGGACATTCCAAAGCCCCAAATTGTTACCAGCCTTGAACTGGTATACGAAAGGGATGCACCTCCTCTGGTAAAGTTATTTTCTTCTTTGTGTGCGGATAAATATCCAAGGCTGAACATTGGTTTTGTTTCATCGTCGAGTTGTGCAGATGCCAGTGAAAGGGTGATGCCCGGTTGCAAAACCAACCCCATACCTACTGAATTTGCAGTGGTGCCATCAGACACAGATCCTCCGTAAAACATTGAAAATCCACCCTTATTTCTGAAGAATTGTTCCTGGGCTGTAAGGCCAAATAATGATAATGCAAGGAATAAAATGGTTAGGTTAACTTTTTTCATAGCCTGTTTATTCAATTTTTCCAAAGATATCCATTCCGATTAGTAAAAGAAGGCTTATGATTACAAAAGCTGCATTTTTCTGTCTCTTTTTTCATATCAAATATTTATATTTATGTCCATTAACACCACGGCTATGAAAGAGAAACAGAAATACGCTATACAAGGATTCTATAGTGGAAAAAATTGTGCCCAATCAGTCATTGCAGCCTATGCCAACGAATTTGGAATGGAAACTGATCAGGCCCTTAAAATTGCAGGTACCTTTGGTGGTGGTATGGGGCGTTTGCAACAAACTTGTGGTGCTGTAACCGGTTCGTATATGTTAATTGCCTTACATAATGCAGAAAAGCTGGAAGATGAAGCAGAGATTAAAAGCAGTAATAACCGGATGGTACAGGATTTTAATAAGCGATTTGTTCGGATCAATGGATCGGATCAATGTGCTGACCTGGTAAAAGTTGATTTGAAAACAGATGACGGACAGGAGATTTTCAACAGAGATCAGTTAAAAGATAAGATCTGTTCGAAATGTATCAACTCGGCTATTGAAATACTGGAAAGTATTTTAATCAATTAATAAACCTGTTGAAAACCATTCCTGACAGGGTTTAGTTTTATAAGTTAATGTGCGTATTT contains:
- a CDS encoding AraC family transcriptional regulator; the protein is MKTQRIISSPDVNAALKLKGFRVSKNYVPKGEPSAFGRRYFYLILLSIGNSKVHYNNRTFHLNGAYLFFANPRIPYATEILAENQMGYTCVFTESFLKPIERLQSIQESPLFKYSESPAFKLSDLELDKFTEIFETMINKASTGYIYKDDLMRNYIQLMVHEAMDMRPTEHYNQFNDASLRICSHFMEMLERQFPIEDLSAPLELKAAQDYANRLFIHVNYLNRAVKKIMGKSTTTVIAERLTAEAINLLRFTDWSIADIAYALGFEYSNYFSNFFKKATGHTPKYFRNN
- a CDS encoding tetratricopeptide repeat protein, with amino-acid sequence MKQILFMIVLLVLNQTCFGFFDESDIRRLLQEHKYTIAIEKIDSLIHTAGETAWLLECKGSALVGLEDYKSAISWFIKSNKLGGDKLSTLVNIGDALFKDGQYGKAHDYFLLAFHIDSTNYIINFNRALCLYQLNKLDEAIYYFQKARQIDTTDVELYLNLAEIYNEKNDCKQGLYNVNIGLAIDSSNHRCHFIKGLLNYQMKNYNNAIKYHSKAISICSINPEYYCKRGIAYYMIGQFEKALDDYSKAVELDSCCKEAYQGKAYVYQELGDDSLSYKNYIFFEKYKD
- a CDS encoding aldo/keto reductase: MQKLTFHNNDQMPILGLGTWKSKKGEVYTAVKEAIKTGYRHIDCAAIYMNEKEIGNAIKECIEEGIVKRQDLWITSKLWNNSHAKDAVIPALRKTLSDLQLDYLDLYLIHWPIAFKPQVFSAMRAEHYLSLEEMPISETWQGMETAVEQGLTRNIGVSNFSIKKLEDLIANSTIKPAVNQVEINPYFQQDAMLEFCNANNVYLTAYAPLGSSDRPAGMKGKDEPVLFEDPVLNELAGKKGLSVAQIILAWIRQRGISVIPKSVNPERLKQNLESVNIELSDEDMALIKGINKNRRFIDGSFWAVPGGPYTVRNLWDE
- a CDS encoding C-GCAxxG-C-C family protein, with translation MKEKQKYAIQGFYSGKNCAQSVIAAYANEFGMETDQALKIAGTFGGGMGRLQQTCGAVTGSYMLIALHNAEKLEDEAEIKSSNNRMVQDFNKRFVRINGSDQCADLVKVDLKTDDGQEIFNRDQLKDKICSKCINSAIEILESILIN